One part of the Microlunatus elymi genome encodes these proteins:
- a CDS encoding peptide deformylase, translating into MTALDIPDWSQLLPAGRVLQVVRAPDRVLSRPGPELDPTAPDTIQLCADLVATMRVSPGCVGLAAPQVGVSGQAFCIDVADHPKTRTHHGLIVLVNATVVQSSRNEKAREGCMSVPDLTGDVKRASRVTVAGLLPVTGERVEFSTDAFEARALQHEIDHCNGRIFLDRVAGAHALHARKVYLEAPNEHRAANRPDLPEG; encoded by the coding sequence GTGACGGCGTTGGACATTCCGGACTGGTCTCAGCTGCTGCCAGCGGGTCGGGTGCTGCAGGTGGTCCGTGCTCCCGACCGGGTGTTGTCCCGGCCCGGCCCCGAGCTGGATCCGACCGCGCCGGACACCATCCAGCTCTGCGCCGATCTGGTCGCCACCATGCGGGTCTCGCCGGGTTGCGTCGGGCTGGCGGCGCCGCAGGTCGGGGTCTCCGGGCAGGCGTTCTGCATCGATGTCGCCGACCATCCGAAGACGCGTACCCATCACGGTCTGATCGTGCTGGTGAACGCGACGGTCGTGCAGTCCAGCCGCAACGAGAAGGCCCGCGAGGGCTGCATGTCGGTGCCCGATCTGACCGGGGACGTGAAACGTGCCAGCAGGGTCACCGTCGCCGGTCTGCTGCCGGTCACCGGCGAACGGGTCGAATTCAGCACCGACGCGTTCGAGGCGCGGGCACTGCAGCACGAGATCGATCACTGCAACGGCCGGATCTTCCTCGACCGCGTCGCGGGTGCGCACGCGCTGCACGCTCGGAAGGTTTACCTCGAAGCGCCGAACGAACACCGAGCGGCAAACCGGCCCGATTTGCCCGAAGGCTGA